From Bacillus sp. FSL K6-3431, the proteins below share one genomic window:
- a CDS encoding glycoside hydrolase family 127 protein — MEKVSMKRLENVNLKNVVIEDSFWSKRQKLIKETVIPYQWAALNDAIPGAEPSHTIENFRIAAGESNDDYYGMVFQDSDLAKWLETVGHTLAVNRDEDLEGIADGVIDLVGRAQLSDGYLNTYFTVAHPDKKWTNLRDDHELYCAGHLIEAAVAYYEATGKQKIIDIVCKLVDHIDSVLGPESGKKRGYPGHPEIELALMKLYKVTGNKKHLELCKFFIEERGAQPHYYDIEAELRVEKQKNKRDLFHSKSYSQAHLPVREQKTAEGHSVRAVYLYSGMVDLATELQDESIIEACRQLWKNVTRQRMYITGGIGSSQYRESFTVDYDLPNDRAYTETCASIALVFWADRMLQIEENSEYADVIERALYNGILSGMSLDGKSYFYVNPLEVWPSTVEHRNDMGSVQYRRQSWFGCACCPPNLSRLIASLGKYIYSYNDSNKEVFVHQYIGGNADVQLDGQRVRITQKTEYPWDEKVNVQIEIDKEMEFTVALRLPSWCKAPKMKVNGEIVDVSSISDKGYAKIARTWKNDDQIELLLPMPVEMVRANPNVRENIGKIALQRGPIVYCIEEADNGENLKSISLVASSALSVTYEENLLDGVTVITGEGLRMKEKDRDQLYFIGDIEKVTSKIKAIPYFSWSNRKPGEMLVWIREE, encoded by the coding sequence ATGGAAAAAGTAAGCATGAAACGATTAGAGAATGTAAATTTAAAAAATGTGGTAATTGAAGACTCATTTTGGTCAAAACGGCAAAAGCTCATCAAAGAAACTGTTATACCTTATCAATGGGCCGCTTTAAATGATGCGATACCTGGAGCTGAACCAAGCCATACAATAGAAAATTTTCGAATTGCAGCAGGAGAATCGAATGACGATTATTACGGCATGGTTTTTCAGGATAGTGATTTAGCTAAGTGGTTAGAAACTGTTGGCCATACCTTAGCCGTAAATAGGGACGAAGACCTGGAGGGGATTGCGGATGGTGTGATTGATTTAGTCGGGCGTGCACAACTATCAGATGGCTATTTAAATACTTATTTTACAGTTGCTCATCCAGATAAAAAGTGGACAAACCTTAGAGACGATCATGAATTATATTGTGCTGGACATTTAATTGAAGCAGCAGTTGCTTATTATGAAGCGACAGGAAAACAAAAAATCATCGATATTGTATGTAAGCTAGTGGATCACATTGATTCAGTGTTAGGGCCAGAATCTGGAAAAAAACGAGGGTATCCAGGTCACCCAGAAATTGAGCTTGCACTGATGAAGCTATACAAAGTAACAGGAAATAAAAAACACTTGGAATTATGTAAGTTTTTTATAGAAGAAAGAGGGGCACAACCACATTATTATGATATAGAAGCGGAGCTAAGAGTGGAAAAACAAAAGAACAAGCGAGATTTATTTCACAGTAAAAGCTATTCACAAGCCCACCTCCCTGTTAGAGAACAAAAAACAGCAGAAGGGCACTCAGTCAGGGCTGTCTATTTATATAGTGGAATGGTCGATCTCGCTACAGAATTACAAGATGAAAGCATAATAGAAGCTTGTAGGCAGCTTTGGAAAAATGTTACAAGACAAAGAATGTATATTACTGGAGGAATAGGTTCATCACAGTATCGAGAATCTTTTACAGTGGACTATGATTTGCCAAATGATCGTGCTTACACTGAAACATGTGCTTCCATTGCTTTAGTGTTCTGGGCAGATCGCATGCTGCAAATAGAAGAGAATAGTGAGTATGCGGATGTAATTGAACGCGCTTTATACAATGGGATATTAAGTGGAATGTCGTTAGATGGAAAAAGTTATTTTTATGTCAATCCATTAGAAGTATGGCCTTCCACTGTAGAACATCGAAATGATATGGGCTCTGTTCAGTACAGAAGACAATCTTGGTTTGGCTGCGCATGTTGTCCACCTAATCTATCAAGATTAATAGCCTCTTTAGGTAAATATATATATTCGTATAATGACAGTAATAAAGAAGTATTCGTCCATCAATACATTGGAGGTAATGCGGATGTTCAACTTGATGGGCAAAGAGTTAGGATTACACAAAAAACGGAATATCCATGGGATGAAAAGGTCAATGTTCAGATAGAAATTGACAAAGAAATGGAATTTACAGTCGCACTTCGTTTGCCTTCATGGTGTAAAGCACCAAAAATGAAGGTGAACGGTGAAATAGTAGACGTTTCATCCATCTCCGATAAAGGATATGCAAAAATCGCCCGCACATGGAAGAATGATGACCAAATTGAATTGTTACTTCCGATGCCGGTTGAAATGGTACGTGCAAATCCTAATGTGAGAGAAAATATTGGAAAAATAGCTTTGCAACGCGGCCCAATTGTTTACTGTATCGAAGAAGCGGACAATGGAGAGAATTTAAAATCAATTAGTTTAGTCGCCAGTTCAGCATTATCAGTAACATATGAGGAAAATTTATTAGATGGCGTAACTGTTATTACAGGTGAGGGTTTACGAATGAAAGAAAAGGATCGCGACCAGCTTTATTTTATAGGGGATATAGAGAAGGTGACATCTAAGATTAAAGCAATCCCATATTTTTCTTGGAGTAATCGCAAACCTGGAGAAATGCTCGTTTGGATTAGGGAAGAATAA